Proteins encoded by one window of bacterium:
- a CDS encoding WG repeat-containing protein, with translation MKSTIISIQILVSLFIFGCDNTERGADRSSDLLPVGVTDSNGVTLWGYIDGNGNEVFPPQFYSVTSFTNGIAMVRDRKRGNIVINYQGKELIPSLSEFANNYRAAQLALPLLKTAKYS, from the coding sequence ATGAAATCCACAATTATCAGTATTCAAATATTGGTTTCCCTTTTCATTTTTGGATGTGACAACACCGAACGAGGGGCCGATCGCAGTTCTGACCTGCTTCCTGTCGGAGTGACGGACTCTAATGGGGTGACGCTGTGGGGTTATATAGATGGTAACGGCAATGAAGTGTTCCCCCCTCAGTTTTATAGTGTTACTTCCTTTACCAATGGCATTGCAATGGTACGGGACCGGAAACGAGGGAATATTGTCATAAATTATCAGGGAAAGGAGCTCATACCAAGTCTAAGCGAATTCGCGAACAACTATAGAGCAGCCCAGTTGGCGCTCCCGTTACTGAAGACGGCAAAATACTCGTAA
- a CDS encoding WG repeat-containing protein codes for MLVRVDDRYGLIDTTGAFLIDATLEWLDQFENGFAIADPGGGLGKGVIDTIGRWVVKPGEFAKIDDQSRSYFTVCVGDCVATTKTHGVIKLRDTTWEQVFPCKFEQTGVTNGYAWAATYRKEGYKMHFDSLFVVDPDGGLHSFDCEKSGLITYKELARARYSMSEQAAELDTRILPG; via the coding sequence ATACTCGTAAGGGTCGACGACAGATATGGGCTAATAGACACAACTGGAGCATTCCTGATTGACGCAACGCTTGAATGGCTGGATCAATTTGAGAACGGCTTTGCCATTGCTGACCCCGGAGGTGGATTGGGCAAAGGAGTAATAGATACGATTGGCAGGTGGGTAGTCAAGCCAGGAGAGTTCGCAAAGATTGACGACCAATCACGTAGTTACTTTACTGTCTGTGTTGGCGATTGCGTTGCGACCACTAAGACGCATGGAGTCATCAAATTGAGGGACACTACTTGGGAGCAAGTTTTCCCCTGCAAGTTTGAACAAACTGGCGTAACAAACGGTTACGCTTGGGCAGCCACTTATAGGAAAGAGGGCTACAAAATGCACTTTGACTCGCTCTTTGTCGTGGATCCAGACGGTGGCCTGCATTCATTTGACTGTGAAAAGTCGGGATTGATTACATACAAGGAATTAGCGAGGGCAAGATACTCTATGTCGGAACAAGCGGCCGAGTTGGATACGCGAATTTTGCCGGGTTAA
- a CDS encoding WG repeat-containing protein, with the protein MFREGLAPAANTTNLFGYIDTSGNWVITPQYYNAGPFIGGRAFVMADNGTALVIDRRNDTVLAYPLADNTDGRLFELGYEDSPIPVREYRESGSESEPTDRYRSYFPVPKRTTRKSNFLFTWADSTGKIIWKADEF; encoded by the coding sequence TTGTTTCGTGAGGGCTTAGCCCCGGCTGCGAACACAACGAATCTCTTTGGTTATATTGATACATCAGGGAATTGGGTAATTACGCCGCAGTATTATAACGCTGGCCCTTTTATAGGGGGAAGAGCGTTTGTTATGGCCGACAATGGGACGGCACTAGTGATTGACAGACGAAACGACACTGTTCTCGCCTACCCTCTCGCGGACAACACGGATGGACGCCTGTTTGAACTTGGCTATGAAGATTCACCAATCCCTGTGCGAGAATACAGAGAATCTGGAAGCGAAAGTGAGCCGACTGATCGTTACAGAAGTTACTTTCCAGTACCGAAACGTACTACAAGAAAATCAAATTTCCTGTTCACCTGGGCAGACTCCACCGGTAAGATCATTTGGAAGGCTGATGAATTCTGA